The following coding sequences are from one Chloroflexota bacterium window:
- a CDS encoding GDYXXLXY domain-containing protein, with protein sequence MKPWVRIAFWVTVAAQLVFLIGFIGVREAALRTGTEVVLQTVPVDPRSLLQGDYAILDYEIAGLPSFMEDDPIGETVYVSLREEGGLWKAAIYGKVLPSRVGDVFIEGRIDRPGHLDFGIGTYFVPEGTGRIIETAEDVKVVVSVDSGGNAVIKEVLVDGKPFDPDRDE encoded by the coding sequence ATGAAGCCGTGGGTGCGCATCGCCTTCTGGGTCACTGTCGCCGCACAGCTTGTCTTCCTGATCGGCTTCATCGGCGTGCGCGAGGCCGCCCTGCGCACCGGCACGGAGGTCGTGCTGCAGACCGTCCCCGTCGACCCGCGCTCCCTCCTCCAGGGCGACTACGCCATACTCGACTACGAAATCGCCGGTCTGCCGTCCTTCATGGAAGACGATCCAATAGGCGAGACCGTTTACGTCTCGTTGAGGGAAGAAGGGGGCCTCTGGAAGGCGGCGATATACGGCAAAGTGCTCCCCTCCCGTGTCGGCGACGTCTTCATCGAGGGCCGCATCGACCGTCCCGGCCACCTCGACTTCGGCATCGGCACATACTTCGTGCCGGAGGGGACGGGCCGCATCATCGAGACCGCCGAGGACGTGAAGGTGGTGGTCAGCGTCGATAGCGGCGGCAACGCCGTCATCAAGGAAGTCCTCGTGGACGGCAAGCCCTTCGACCCGGATCGCGACGAGTAG